A single genomic interval of Pyrus communis chromosome 5, drPyrComm1.1, whole genome shotgun sequence harbors:
- the LOC137733615 gene encoding ASI1-immunoprecipitated protein 2-like isoform X4, translated as MGSKADEFSDETCRVNAASQYSINVGDASSSFKRKACDSLQHTTSETSNLLSVNSSHDSLSENAESKATMRSSDTSVEVHDDNISCISRANDANQAVSNHNRNVEWKNLSCSLASGKAHKSVMSDTVKAGDSGDSTEKGKLPEFFGHVDSSFKNKSDIIVGQKVVSYKSLVVPTKLCPKTEVESNGQDPKDDASKSLDHGKKDVKPSELVEVADMQPLQSASGDDSDESDIVEHDVKVCDICGDAGREDMLAMCSRCSDGAEHIYCMRKMLRRVPKGPWLCEECKFAEETDNQKQGSDVEVKRMEKVITSTQISNKRLAESVEMAPSVKRQALEMRVGSPKASSPKRMGALSRESSFKSLDKDRLRSAYPISQSTNDISETARSPSNGLRAKGTFSKSNSFNTLISKPKVKLVDEVVPQKQKGSKEHASLDMKERVVSRMMGRSMSFKSASSGRSNVSETKVKMLSSKFSHVPDLKGLKQAKEWSTVERKNLSKLDRPKANLITASPIFSTPKSDLASRGETSLLSSVSNREPKVALPDGKLSTSSKSNLTRKGVDAQVASGGGSSMNGMSSSASEQRSNQVSSKDESLSSYSGTVETSRFNLDGTLEDVLPQSGEMADQDDKARESSVRCRPAVVASPKFKERGNNTEFGGAGISQTSGTDACAPRSSREEMQRGNRLKDAIHAALLRKPEIYRKNRVVDQSDELSTSNMDLSYEVATQEQSPDGHAILGTSPSDSYNNTTVNNLKQLTGQPIDSGFPSKVADSFSVVHSQGKPTVKDFHNHALGAMSVLVKTTAIPEYEYIWQGSFEVQRGGNFLDLCGGVQAHLSTCASPKVLEVVNKFPHKIPLNEVPRPSVWPSQFHQSGAKEDNIALYFFAKDLDSYERHYKSLLDAMVKNDLALKGNFDGVELLIFPSNQLPEKSQRWNMLFFLWGVFRTMRVHCLDFTETCVPSSRNSFNKAPTDAMTLSESENICIPKHMDESSPSDRSCDVPCASKARLHMGPTVSKDRENKDTYPEEVRSGSKVNLVVQDCRLDSNTTNNTGLSEGVECITSCLQESCIQESRVGTEIKSFIPTTGSNSSNKGENRQVHWVTSVEREDTDSVEIRPVSHQEVAVAGSVGQERFPDRKKRVGITRGVEEVILDRVNMDKADFKQERELGRDRGYKEPEAARVNSCQPSDRKHPDIPISDRTTSAASQEMPWNEVNITQMDAKIGSKKPKIGSSGFDSCSTSRGTSTVVEEKRCFEACEEKVIPEDLGNTERYFFPLDSRHVHHFGPVDHSVPWKNFSSGYEDKSREGFPSLELALGGETKPQNKGMLPFFVGSADKKDNNQDEPLEAAVVDEKDDDVSASLSLSLSFPFPDKEQPGKPVSKPEQLLPERHHVNTSLLLFGRLPDK; from the exons ATGGGGTCAAAGGCTGATGAATTTTCTGATGAAACCTGTCGTGTTAATGCGGCTAGTCAATATTCTATCAATGTGGGagatgcttcatcttcttttaagAGAAAAGCATGTGACAGTTTACAACATACCACCAGTGAGACTAGTAACCTGCTTAGTGTTAATTCAAGTCATGATTCTTTGTCTGAAAATGCTGAAAGCAAAGCAACCATGAGGTCTTCTGATACATCTGTTGAAGTCCATGATGATAACATTTCATGTATAAGTAGAGCCAATGATGCAAATCAAGCAGTCAGTAACCATAACAGGAATGTAGAATGGAAGAATTTGTCTTGTAGTTTAGCTTCTGGAAAGGCACATAAGTCAGTCATGTCGGACACAGTAAAAGCTGGAGATTCTGGTGATAGCACAGAAAAG GGAAAACTGCCAGAATTTTTTGGACATGTGGATTCATCATTTAAGAATAAGTCGGATATTATTGTTGGCCAGAAAGTTGTTTCTTATAAAAGTTTAGTGGTCCCTACAAAATTATGTCCAAAGACAGAAGTAGAGAGTAATGGACAAGACCCAAAAGATGATGCTTCAAAGAGTTTGGATCACGGTAAGAAAGATGTTAAGCCTAGTGAGTTGGTTGAAGTAGCTGACATGCAGCCCTTGCAATCTGCATCTGGGGATGACAGTGATGAATCGGACATTGTGGAGCATGAT GTAAAAGTATGTGATATTTGTGGGGATGCAGGCCGCGAAGATATGCTTGCCATGTGTAGTAGGTGCAGCGATGGTGCAGAACACAT CTATTGTATGCGAAAAATGCTTCGGAGAGTTCCTAAAGGTCCATGGCTGTGTGAGGAATGCAAGTTTGCCGAGGAAACCGATAACCAGAAGCAAG GTTCAGATGTGGAGGTGAAAAGAATGGAGAAAGTGATTACAAGTACACAAATCTCTAACAAGAGACTTGCAGAAAGCGTAGAAATGGCTCCTTCTGTGAAAAGGCAGGCTCTTGAAATGCGTGTGGGATCACCAAAAGCATCTAGCCCTAAGAGAATGGGTGCTTTATCACGCGAATCTTCATTCAAAAGCTTAGATAAGGACAGGTTGAGGTCAGCTTATCCGATTTCTCAGTCTACTAATGATATATCAGAAACTGCACGTTCTCCTTCAAACGGTTTACGGGCCAAGG GTACATTTTCAAAGTCAAATTCGTTCAACACCTTAATCTCTAAACCAAAAGTCAAACTTGTAGATGAAGTTGTTCCTCAAAAGCAAAAGGGGTCTAAAGAACATGCTTCCCTTGATATGAAGGAGAGGGTGGTGTCCAGAATGATGGGCAGATCTATGTCTTTCAAATCTGCTAGCTCAGGGCGTTCAAATGTGTCTGAAACAAAAGTTAAAATGCTCTCGTCAAAATTTAGCCATGTTCCAGATCTTAAAggattgaaacaagcaaaaGAGTGGAGCacagttgaaagaaaaaatttgtCCAAACTAGACCGCCCCAAGGCTAATTTGATAACAGCTAGTCCTATTTTCTCAACTCCTAAGAGTGACCTTGCATCTCGTGGTGAGACTAGTTTGCTTTCATCTGTGAGCAATCGAGAGCCAAAGGTTGCACTGCCTGATGGAAAATTAAGTACTTCATCAAAATCTAATCTTACTCGTAAAGGTGTTGACGCTCAAGTTGCTTCAG GTGGAGGTTCATCTATGAATGGAATGTCTAGTTCTGCTTCTGAACAAAGGTCAAACCAGGTTAGCTCTAAGGATGAATCCTTATCCAGCTATTCTGGGACCGTTGAGACATCACGCTTTAATTTAGATGGAACATTAGAAGATGTGTTACCACAATCAGGGGAAATGGCAGATCAGGATGATAAGGCCAGGGAGAGCTCTGTTCGCTGTAGGCCTGCTGTTGTAGCTagtccaaaatttaaagagAGAGGTAATAACACGGAATTTGGCGGAGCTGGAATTTCACAAACTTCTGGTACTGATGCTTGTGCTCCTAGAAGTTCTAGGGAGGAGATGCAGAGAGGTAATAGGTTGAAAGATGCTATTCATGCAGCTTTGCTTCGAAAGCCTGAAATATACAGAAAGAACAGAGTGGTCGATCAATCTGACGAGTTGTCCACGTCGAACATGGACTTAAGTTATGAAGTAGCTACTCAAGAGCAGTCACCTGATGGTCATGCAATCCTTGGGACTTCTCCTTCTGACTCTTACAATAATACAACTGTCAATAATTTAAAGCAGCTTACAGGGCAGCCCATTGATTCTGGGTTCCCTTCCAAAGTGGCAGACTCTTTTTCTGTTGTTCATTCTCAGGGCAAGCCTACAGTGAAAGATTTTCATAATCATGCTTTAGGGGCAATGTCTGTTCTTGTGAAGACAACAGCCATTCCAGAATATGAATACATCTGGCA GGGGAGTTTTGAAGTGCAGAGAGGTGGaaattttctggatttatgTGGTGGAGTTCAAGCTCACTTGTCAACTTGTGCATCGCCAAAGGTCCTTGAAGTGGTAAACAAATTTCCGCACAAAATTCCTCTGAATGAAGTTCCTCGCCCGAGTGTATGGCCATCACAGTTTCATCAAAGTGGTGCTAAAGAAGATAATATTGCACTTTATTTCTTTGCCAAAGATCTTGATAG TTACGAAAGACACTACAAGAGCCTGTTGGATGCTATGGTCAAGAATGATCTCGCCCTCAAAGGGAATTTTGATGGTGTTGAACTTCTGATATTCCCATCCAATCAGCTTCCTGAGAAATCACAAC GTTGGAATATGCTATTTTTCCTTTGGGGTGTGTTCAGGACAATGAGGGTGCATTGTTTAGATTTTACCGAGACATGTGTTCCCAGCTCGAGAAACTCATTCAATAAAGCTCCTACTGATGCCATGACTTTGTCTGAGAGTGAGAACATATGTATACCTAAGCATATGGATGAATCTTCTCCTTCTGACAGATCTTGTGATGTTCCCTGTGCTTCCAAGGCGCGTCTGCATATGGGCCCCACAGTTAGTAAGGATCGTGAGAACAAAGATACTTATCCTGAAGAGGTGCGTTCAGGTTCAAAAGTGAACTTGGTGGTACAGGATTGTAGACTTGATTCCAACACAACAAACAATACTGGCTTGTCTGAGGGAGTTGAATGCATCACTTCTTGCCTG CAGGAAAGTTGTATTCAAGAGAGCAGAGTTGGCACAGAAATTAAATCTTTTATTCCAACAACTGGGTCAAATAGCTCTAACAAAGGTGAGAATAGGCAAGTGCATTGGGTCACTTCTGTTGAAAGGGAAGACACTGATTCTGTGGAGATTCGTCCTGTTTCCCATCAAGAGGTAGCCGTTGCTGGGAGTGTGGGTCAGGAGAGATTTCCAGATAGAAAGAAAAGGGTTGGTATCACCAGAGGGGTTGAGGAGGTGATTCTGGACAGAGTGAACATGGATAAAGCTGATTTTAAACAAGAGAGGGAATTGGGGAGAGATCGTGGATATAAGGAACCAGAAGCAGCCAGAGTCAACTCTTGTCAGCCTAGTGATAGAAAACACCCAGACATACCTATTTCAGATAGAACAACTTCTGCAGCAAGTCAAGAAATGCCATGGAATGAGGTGAATATTACACAGATGGATGCCAAGATTGGTAGTAAGAAGCCAAAAATTGGTTCAAGTGGATTTGATAGCTGTAGCACTTCTAGAGGTACAAGCACTGTGGTTGAGGAGAAGAGATGCTTTGAAGCCTGTGAGGAGAAAGTTATTCCAGAGGACTTGGGAAATACTGAAAGGTACTTCTTTCCTTTGGATTCACGGCATGTTCATCATTTTGGGCCAGTTGACCACTCGGTGCCGtggaaaaatttctcttcaGGGTATGAGGATAAGTCTCGCGAAGGGTTCCCAAGTCTCGAGCTAGCTCTAGGGGGAGAAACAAAACCACAAAATAAGGGAATGCTGCCCTTCTTTGTTGGGTCAGCAGACAAGAAAGACAACAACCAAGATGAGCCTTTAGAAGCAGCGGTAGTGGATGAGAAAGATGATGATGTGTCTGCGTcgctttccctttccctttcattCCCATTCCCAGACAAGGAACAACCTGGGAAACCTGTTTCAAAACCGGAGCAGCTTCTGCCTGAAAGACACCATGTGAATACATCACTGCTTCTCTTTGGGCGCTTGCCAGACAAATGA
- the LOC137733615 gene encoding ASI1-immunoprecipitated protein 2-like isoform X3, with protein MVSSQSVKAFGKHSIGGKVHISGECGACKVCSAPCSSCLHLNRSFMGSKADEFSDETCRVNAASQYSINVGDASSSFKRKACDSLQHTTSETSNLLSVNSSHDSLSENAESKATMRSSDTSVEVHDDNISCISRANDANQAVSNHNRNVEWKNLSCSLASGKAHKSVMSDTVKAGDSGDSTEKGKLPEFFGHVDSSFKNKSDIIVGQKVVSYKSLVVPTKLCPKTEVESNGQDPKDDASKSLDHGKKDVKPSELVEVADMQPLQSASGDDSDESDIVEHDVKVCDICGDAGREDMLAMCSRCSDGAEHIYCMRKMLRRVPKGPWLCEECKFAEETDNQKQGSDVEVKRMEKVITSTQISNKRLAESVEMAPSVKRQALEMRVGSPKASSPKRMGALSRESSFKSLDKDRLRSAYPISQSTNDISETARSPSNGLRAKGTFSKSNSFNTLISKPKVKLVDEVVPQKQKGSKEHASLDMKERVVSRMMGRSMSFKSASSGRSNVSETKVKMLSSKFSHVPDLKGLKQAKEWSTVERKNLSKLDRPKANLITASPIFSTPKSDLASRGETSLLSSVSNREPKVALPDGKLSTSSKSNLTRKGVDAQVASGGGSSMNGMSSSASEQRSNQVSSKDESLSSYSGTVETSRFNLDGTLEDVLPQSGEMADQDDKARESSVRCRPAVVASPKFKERGNNTEFGGAGISQTSGTDACAPRSSREEMQRGNRLKDAIHAALLRKPEIYRKNRVVDQSDELSTSNMDLSYEVATQEQSPDGHAILGTSPSDSYNNTTVNNLKQLTGQPIDSGFPSKVADSFSVVHSQGKPTVKDFHNHALGAMSVLVKTTAIPEYEYIWQGSFEVQRGGNFLDLCGGVQAHLSTCASPKVLEVVNKFPHKIPLNEVPRPSVWPSQFHQSGAKEDNIALYFFAKDLDSYERHYKSLLDAMVKNDLALKGNFDGVELLIFPSNQLPEKSQRWNMLFFLWGVFRTMRVHCLDFTETCVPSSRNSFNKAPTDAMTLSESENICIPKHMDESSPSDRSCDVPCASKARLHMGPTVSKDRENKDTYPEEVRSGSKVNLVVQDCRLDSNTTNNTGLSEGVECITSCLQESCIQESRVGTEIKSFIPTTGSNSSNKGENRQVHWVTSVEREDTDSVEIRPVSHQEVAVAGSVGQERFPDRKKRVGITRGVEEVILDRVNMDKADFKQERELGRDRGYKEPEAARVNSCQPSDRKHPDIPISDRTTSAASQEMPWNEVNITQMDAKIGSKKPKIGSSGFDSCSTSRGTSTVVEEKRCFEACEEKVIPEDLGNTERYFFPLDSRHVHHFGPVDHSVPWKNFSSGYEDKSREGFPSLELALGGETKPQNKGMLPFFVGSADKKDNNQDEPLEAAVVDEKDDDVSASLSLSLSFPFPDKEQPGKPVSKPEQLLPERHHVNTSLLLFGRLPDK; from the exons ATG GTGTCATCTCAATCTGTAAAAGCGTTTGGTAAGCATTCCATAGGTGGGAAAGTTCATATTAGTGGCGAGTGTGGTGCTTGTAAAGTGTGCTCTGCTCCCTGTTCATCTTGTCTGCATCTTAATAGATCATTTATGGGGTCAAAGGCTGATGAATTTTCTGATGAAACCTGTCGTGTTAATGCGGCTAGTCAATATTCTATCAATGTGGGagatgcttcatcttcttttaagAGAAAAGCATGTGACAGTTTACAACATACCACCAGTGAGACTAGTAACCTGCTTAGTGTTAATTCAAGTCATGATTCTTTGTCTGAAAATGCTGAAAGCAAAGCAACCATGAGGTCTTCTGATACATCTGTTGAAGTCCATGATGATAACATTTCATGTATAAGTAGAGCCAATGATGCAAATCAAGCAGTCAGTAACCATAACAGGAATGTAGAATGGAAGAATTTGTCTTGTAGTTTAGCTTCTGGAAAGGCACATAAGTCAGTCATGTCGGACACAGTAAAAGCTGGAGATTCTGGTGATAGCACAGAAAAG GGAAAACTGCCAGAATTTTTTGGACATGTGGATTCATCATTTAAGAATAAGTCGGATATTATTGTTGGCCAGAAAGTTGTTTCTTATAAAAGTTTAGTGGTCCCTACAAAATTATGTCCAAAGACAGAAGTAGAGAGTAATGGACAAGACCCAAAAGATGATGCTTCAAAGAGTTTGGATCACGGTAAGAAAGATGTTAAGCCTAGTGAGTTGGTTGAAGTAGCTGACATGCAGCCCTTGCAATCTGCATCTGGGGATGACAGTGATGAATCGGACATTGTGGAGCATGAT GTAAAAGTATGTGATATTTGTGGGGATGCAGGCCGCGAAGATATGCTTGCCATGTGTAGTAGGTGCAGCGATGGTGCAGAACACAT CTATTGTATGCGAAAAATGCTTCGGAGAGTTCCTAAAGGTCCATGGCTGTGTGAGGAATGCAAGTTTGCCGAGGAAACCGATAACCAGAAGCAAG GTTCAGATGTGGAGGTGAAAAGAATGGAGAAAGTGATTACAAGTACACAAATCTCTAACAAGAGACTTGCAGAAAGCGTAGAAATGGCTCCTTCTGTGAAAAGGCAGGCTCTTGAAATGCGTGTGGGATCACCAAAAGCATCTAGCCCTAAGAGAATGGGTGCTTTATCACGCGAATCTTCATTCAAAAGCTTAGATAAGGACAGGTTGAGGTCAGCTTATCCGATTTCTCAGTCTACTAATGATATATCAGAAACTGCACGTTCTCCTTCAAACGGTTTACGGGCCAAGG GTACATTTTCAAAGTCAAATTCGTTCAACACCTTAATCTCTAAACCAAAAGTCAAACTTGTAGATGAAGTTGTTCCTCAAAAGCAAAAGGGGTCTAAAGAACATGCTTCCCTTGATATGAAGGAGAGGGTGGTGTCCAGAATGATGGGCAGATCTATGTCTTTCAAATCTGCTAGCTCAGGGCGTTCAAATGTGTCTGAAACAAAAGTTAAAATGCTCTCGTCAAAATTTAGCCATGTTCCAGATCTTAAAggattgaaacaagcaaaaGAGTGGAGCacagttgaaagaaaaaatttgtCCAAACTAGACCGCCCCAAGGCTAATTTGATAACAGCTAGTCCTATTTTCTCAACTCCTAAGAGTGACCTTGCATCTCGTGGTGAGACTAGTTTGCTTTCATCTGTGAGCAATCGAGAGCCAAAGGTTGCACTGCCTGATGGAAAATTAAGTACTTCATCAAAATCTAATCTTACTCGTAAAGGTGTTGACGCTCAAGTTGCTTCAG GTGGAGGTTCATCTATGAATGGAATGTCTAGTTCTGCTTCTGAACAAAGGTCAAACCAGGTTAGCTCTAAGGATGAATCCTTATCCAGCTATTCTGGGACCGTTGAGACATCACGCTTTAATTTAGATGGAACATTAGAAGATGTGTTACCACAATCAGGGGAAATGGCAGATCAGGATGATAAGGCCAGGGAGAGCTCTGTTCGCTGTAGGCCTGCTGTTGTAGCTagtccaaaatttaaagagAGAGGTAATAACACGGAATTTGGCGGAGCTGGAATTTCACAAACTTCTGGTACTGATGCTTGTGCTCCTAGAAGTTCTAGGGAGGAGATGCAGAGAGGTAATAGGTTGAAAGATGCTATTCATGCAGCTTTGCTTCGAAAGCCTGAAATATACAGAAAGAACAGAGTGGTCGATCAATCTGACGAGTTGTCCACGTCGAACATGGACTTAAGTTATGAAGTAGCTACTCAAGAGCAGTCACCTGATGGTCATGCAATCCTTGGGACTTCTCCTTCTGACTCTTACAATAATACAACTGTCAATAATTTAAAGCAGCTTACAGGGCAGCCCATTGATTCTGGGTTCCCTTCCAAAGTGGCAGACTCTTTTTCTGTTGTTCATTCTCAGGGCAAGCCTACAGTGAAAGATTTTCATAATCATGCTTTAGGGGCAATGTCTGTTCTTGTGAAGACAACAGCCATTCCAGAATATGAATACATCTGGCA GGGGAGTTTTGAAGTGCAGAGAGGTGGaaattttctggatttatgTGGTGGAGTTCAAGCTCACTTGTCAACTTGTGCATCGCCAAAGGTCCTTGAAGTGGTAAACAAATTTCCGCACAAAATTCCTCTGAATGAAGTTCCTCGCCCGAGTGTATGGCCATCACAGTTTCATCAAAGTGGTGCTAAAGAAGATAATATTGCACTTTATTTCTTTGCCAAAGATCTTGATAG TTACGAAAGACACTACAAGAGCCTGTTGGATGCTATGGTCAAGAATGATCTCGCCCTCAAAGGGAATTTTGATGGTGTTGAACTTCTGATATTCCCATCCAATCAGCTTCCTGAGAAATCACAAC GTTGGAATATGCTATTTTTCCTTTGGGGTGTGTTCAGGACAATGAGGGTGCATTGTTTAGATTTTACCGAGACATGTGTTCCCAGCTCGAGAAACTCATTCAATAAAGCTCCTACTGATGCCATGACTTTGTCTGAGAGTGAGAACATATGTATACCTAAGCATATGGATGAATCTTCTCCTTCTGACAGATCTTGTGATGTTCCCTGTGCTTCCAAGGCGCGTCTGCATATGGGCCCCACAGTTAGTAAGGATCGTGAGAACAAAGATACTTATCCTGAAGAGGTGCGTTCAGGTTCAAAAGTGAACTTGGTGGTACAGGATTGTAGACTTGATTCCAACACAACAAACAATACTGGCTTGTCTGAGGGAGTTGAATGCATCACTTCTTGCCTG CAGGAAAGTTGTATTCAAGAGAGCAGAGTTGGCACAGAAATTAAATCTTTTATTCCAACAACTGGGTCAAATAGCTCTAACAAAGGTGAGAATAGGCAAGTGCATTGGGTCACTTCTGTTGAAAGGGAAGACACTGATTCTGTGGAGATTCGTCCTGTTTCCCATCAAGAGGTAGCCGTTGCTGGGAGTGTGGGTCAGGAGAGATTTCCAGATAGAAAGAAAAGGGTTGGTATCACCAGAGGGGTTGAGGAGGTGATTCTGGACAGAGTGAACATGGATAAAGCTGATTTTAAACAAGAGAGGGAATTGGGGAGAGATCGTGGATATAAGGAACCAGAAGCAGCCAGAGTCAACTCTTGTCAGCCTAGTGATAGAAAACACCCAGACATACCTATTTCAGATAGAACAACTTCTGCAGCAAGTCAAGAAATGCCATGGAATGAGGTGAATATTACACAGATGGATGCCAAGATTGGTAGTAAGAAGCCAAAAATTGGTTCAAGTGGATTTGATAGCTGTAGCACTTCTAGAGGTACAAGCACTGTGGTTGAGGAGAAGAGATGCTTTGAAGCCTGTGAGGAGAAAGTTATTCCAGAGGACTTGGGAAATACTGAAAGGTACTTCTTTCCTTTGGATTCACGGCATGTTCATCATTTTGGGCCAGTTGACCACTCGGTGCCGtggaaaaatttctcttcaGGGTATGAGGATAAGTCTCGCGAAGGGTTCCCAAGTCTCGAGCTAGCTCTAGGGGGAGAAACAAAACCACAAAATAAGGGAATGCTGCCCTTCTTTGTTGGGTCAGCAGACAAGAAAGACAACAACCAAGATGAGCCTTTAGAAGCAGCGGTAGTGGATGAGAAAGATGATGATGTGTCTGCGTcgctttccctttccctttcattCCCATTCCCAGACAAGGAACAACCTGGGAAACCTGTTTCAAAACCGGAGCAGCTTCTGCCTGAAAGACACCATGTGAATACATCACTGCTTCTCTTTGGGCGCTTGCCAGACAAATGA